In the Naumovozyma dairenensis CBS 421 chromosome 4, complete genome genome, one interval contains:
- the RPS1B gene encoding 40S ribosomal protein eS1 (similar to Saccharomyces cerevisiae RPS1A (YLR441C) and RPS1B (YML063W); ancestral locus Anc_4.325), whose translation MAVGKNKRLSKGKKGLKKKVVDPFTRKEWFDIKAPSTFENRNVGKTLVNKSTGLKSAADALKGRVVEVCLADLQGSEDHSFRKVKLRVDEVQGKNLLTNFHGMDFTTDKLRSMVRKWQTLIEANVTVKTADDYVLRVFAIAFTRKQANQVKRTAYAQSSHIRAIRKVISEILTREVQNCTLAQLTSKLIPEVINKEIENATKDIFPLQNVHIRKVKLLKQPKFDLGSLMALHGEASGEEKGKKVSGFKDEVLETV comes from the coding sequence ATGGCTGTTGGTAAGAATAAGAGACTATCCAAGGGTAAGAAGggtttgaagaagaaggtcGTTGACCCATTCACCAGAAAGGAATGGTTTGACATTAAAGCCCCATCCACTTTTGAAAACAGAAATGTCGGTAAGACCTTGGTTAACAAGTCTACCGGTTTGAAGAGTGCTGCCGACGCTTTGAAGGGCAGAGTCGTTGAAGTTTGTTTGGCTGACTTACAAGGTTCTGAAGACCACTCTTTCAGAAAAGTCAAATTGAGAGTTGATGAAGTCCAAGGTAAGAATCTATTGACCAACTTCCACGGTATGGACTTTACCACTGACAAATTGAGATCCATGGTCAGAAAATGGCAAACTTTGATTGAAGCCAATGTCACTGTCAAGACTGCTGATGATTATGTTTTGAGAGTTTTCGCCATTGCCTTCACTAGAAAGCAAGCTAACCAAGTCAAGAGAACTGCTTACGCTCAATCTTCTCATATTAGAGCTATCAGAAAGGTTATTTCTGAAATCTTGACCAGAGAAGTTCAAAACTGTACTCTAGCTCAATTGACTTCCAAGTTGATTCCAGAAGTTATTAAcaaggaaattgaaaacgCTACCAAGGATATCTTCCCATTACAAAATGTTCACATTAGAAAGGTTAAGTTATTGAAACAACCAAAATTCGATTTGGGTTCTTTGATGGCTTTACATGGTGAAGCTTCTGGTGAAGAAAAGGGTAAGAAAGTTTCTGGTTTCAAGGACGAAGTCTTAGAAACTGTGTAA
- the TEM1 gene encoding Ras family GTPase TEM1 (similar to Saccharomyces cerevisiae TEM1 (YML064C); ancestral locus Anc_4.326) produces the protein MSNSSSPEHEPIPAVRNQVDLQVGLVGDAQVGKTSLMVKYVQNIFDEEYTQTLGVNYLKRKVRLHSTDIIYSLMDLGGQREFINMLPIAAVGSSAIIFLFDLTRPETLNSIKDWYRQVNGLNDVAIPILVGTKYDLFIGLDSNYQNHISNSAIEYSKIMNSPLVFCSTAEGINIQKIFKIALAKIFNLTLVIPEITTVGDPLLIYKNLGNATNK, from the coding sequence ATGTCAAATAGCTCATCTCCTGAACATGAACCCATACCTGCTGTACGGAATCAAGTAGATCTACAAGTCGGTCTAGTAGGCGATGCTCAAGTGGGCAAAACATCATTAATGGTCAAATACGtacaaaatatatttgatgaagaatatacACAGACACTTGGTGTAAACTATCTGAAACGCAAAGTAAGATTACATTCTACAGATATCATTTACTCTCTTATGGATCTTGGGGGTCAGCgtgaatttattaatatgCTCCCCATAGCGGCAGTGGGTTCATCGGCTATTATATTCCTATTCGATTTAACCAGGCCAGAAACCCTGAATTCGATTAAAGATTGGTATAGGCAAGTGAATGGGTTGAATGACGTTGCTATACCGATACTTGTGGGTACTAAGTATGATCTCTTTATTGGTCTCGATAGCAATTACCAAAATCACATATCCAATTCTGCTATAGAGTATTCaaagataatgaattcGCCTTTAGTATTTTGCTCTACAGCAGAAGGTATTAATATCCAAaagattttcaaaattgcATTGGCCAAGATATTTAACTTGACCTTGGTGATTCCGGAAATTACCACTGTCGGTGatccattattaatatacAAAAATTTGGGCAATGCCACTAATAAATGA
- the ORC1 gene encoding origin recognition complex subunit 1 (similar to Saccharomyces cerevisiae SIR3 (YLR442C) and ORC1 (YML065W); ancestral locus Anc_4.327): MAESWDDLKGWEIIITDENGNILDENQRRRRRRGKEEKVYLERKSDNLRIGRGDSVVMNNKKTDTWAVYMIHEIRLNTLNNLVEIWSFNYLRWFELDAIQFFKAFDKDQLKGTPTIEDLNRIIAENVNKSELYLTLELSEILLVDFISMANIMSQEDWDKSENNPKKDFVVRYISYPSTEKFREINFCEEKEIMLRFKPKVAMDYIKSRARPILGRFENGDPTGEKRRKRFSPEERIKTFTAINDGYKESDSDASNSDSDAGSGSDVNNSSTDEMNETEDESGSFSNSDIEIENEDELVSDHDDEDVDFGLPRMKSMSKKPVPGRKRGRPPKEGGTRKYPHRLTVQGLTIPKTSEGTPVIRKFTKRNVNRAKKKYTPFSKRFRSIAAIPDLRKVSSFKESSDKSDLAHHNLEDKLKTSNGHKVVETIFSKVKRQLYSSHGKEEIVKSKNFDEYLPARENKFASIYLSIYSALESESATTLYVAGTPGVGKTLTIKEVIKDLISSANQHELPKFKFVEINGLKMVKATDSYEVLWNKISGERLTWAASMESLEFYFNKVPQNKKFATVVLLDELDALVNKSQDIMYNFFNWTTYTNAKLIVIAVANTMDLPERQLGSKVSSRIGFTRIMFTGYTHEELKNIIDFRLKGLNGSYFYVDSQTGSAIQLESTEETDPLPAGMKKIRLQMSPDAIEIASRKVASVSGDARRALKICKRAAEIAETNYMVKHGYSYDATINSDETAKEGKSEDTDQEEVQTIHIRHIMQALNESLNSHTVDYISHLPFTSKLFLYALLNLTKKNGLYEQNLGDVIDEIKLLLDINGTNKFIVGINETLYGNSQKDAIEQLRIVSWDFTINHLVEADVLIKVNMKNERSSCIKLNISSDEIRRAIDQDIYIKDL; this comes from the coding sequence ATGGCTGAATCTTGGGATGATTTAAAAGGGTGGGAGATAATAATCACCgatgaaaatggaaatatcTTAGATGAAAATCAACGGAGAAGACGTAGGAGAGGTAAAGAGGAAAAGGTTTATCTGGAAAGGAAATCAGATAATTTGAGGATTGGGCGTGGTGATAGTGTCGTTATGAACAATAAAAAGACTGATACGTGGGCTGTATATATGATCCATGAGATTAGATTGAACACATTGAATAACCTCGTGGAAATATGGTcattcaattatttaagATGGTTTGAACTAGATGctattcaattttttaaagcCTTCGATAAAGATCAATTGAAGGGGACACCCACCATTGAAGATCTGAATCGCATAATTGCTGAAAATGTGAATAAATCAGAACTTTATTTAACATTAGAATTATCAGAAATCTTACTAGTAGATTTCATTTCAATGGCTAATATAATGTCACAAGAAGATTGGGATAAGAGTGAGAATAACCCAAAGAAAGACTTCGTAGTAAGGTATATCTCATATCCTTCAACTGAAAAGTTCAgagaaattaatttttgtgaagaaaaggaaataatGTTAAGATTTAAGCCAAAAGTAGCTATGGATTATATTAAAAGTAGAGCTCGACCCATTTTAGGGCGGTTCGAGAATGGAGACCCTACTGGAGAAAAAAGACGTAAACGGTTTAGCCCAGAGGAAAGGATAAAAACGTTTACTGCCATCAATGACGGATATAAGGAATCAGATTCTGATGCATCTAATTCTGATTCCGATGCAGGTTCTGGCTCTGACGTTAATAACAGCTCTACGGatgaaatgaatgaaaCAGAGGATGAATCTggttcattttcaaattccgACATCGAAATcgaaaatgaagatgaattggTATCTGatcatgatgatgaggatgtAGATTTTGGTTTGCCAAGGATGAAATCTATGAGTAAAAAACCAGTACCAGGAAGGAAAAGAGGTCGTCCACCAAAAGAAGGCGGAACAAGGAAATACCCTCATAGACTAACGGTACAGGGGCTCACAATTCCTAAGACATCTGAGGGCACACCTGttataagaaaatttacaaaGAGAAATGTCAATCGTGCAAAGAAGAAGTATACTCCATTTTCCAAAAGATTTAGATCAATAGCAGCCATACCTGATCTCAGAAAAGTGAGTTCATTCAAAGAAAGCTCAGATAAGAGTGATTTGGCACATCATAATTTGGAAGATAAGCTGAAGACATCAAATGGGCATAAAGTTGTGGAAACAATTTTCTCTAAAGTGAAAAGACAATTATATTCGTCACATGGTAAAGAGGAGATTGTTAAATCTAAAAACTTCGATGAATATTTACCGGCTCgtgaaaataaatttgcATCGATTTATTTAAGCATTTACAGTGCGTTAGAATCAGAATCTGCGACAACTTTGTATGTAGCGGGAACACCTGGTGTCGGTAAAACTTTAACAATTAAAGAGGTCATCAAAGATCTAATAAGCTCGGCGAATCAACATGAATTAcctaaattcaaatttgttGAAATCAACGGTTTGAAAATGGTGAAGGCAACTGATAGTTATGAAGTACTTTGGAATAAGATTTCAGGGGAACGGCTAACATGGGCAGCATCTATGGAATCTTTAGAATTTTACTTCAACAAAGTTCCacaaaataagaaatttgCCACTGTTGTACTCTTGGATGAACTAGATGCTCTTGTAAATAAATCCCAAGATATCATgtacaattttttcaattggaCGACATATACTAATGCGAAATTAATAGTTATTGCTGTGGCGAATACAATGGATTTACCGGAAAGACAATTGGGTTCCAAAGTTTCTTCGAGAATAGGGTTTACAAGAATAATGTTTACAGGGTATACAcatgaagaattgaaaaatatcattgattttaGATTGAAAGGTTTAAATGGTAGTTATTTTTATGTGGATTCCCAAACTGGTAGTGCCATACAACTAGAATCTACTGAAGAAACAGATCCATTACCAGCTGGGATGAAAAAGATCCGTTTACAAATGAGTCCCGATGCCATTGAAATTGCATCTAGAAAGGTTGCTAGTGTCAGTGGTGATGCAAGAAGGGCACTAAAAATATGTAAACGTGCAGCTGAAATCGCTGAAACGAATTATATGGTAAAACATGGCTATAGTTACGATGCAACTATTAACAGTGATGAAACTGCTAAGGAGGGTAAATCGGAGGACACTGATCAAGAGGAAGTACAAACGATTCATATAAGGCATATAATGCAGGCTTTAAATGAATCTCTTAACTCCCATACTGTCGACTATATCAGTCATCTACCGTTTACGTCAAAACTATTCCTTTATGCGCTTTTGAATCTTACGAAAAAGAATGGATTATACGAGCAAAATTTAGGTGATGtcattgatgaaataaaattgttattGGATATTAATGGAaccaataaattcattgtGGGTATCAATGAAACGCTCTATGGAAATAGTCAAAAGGATGCAATAGAGCAACTGCGAATTGTTTCTTGGGATTTCACAATCAACCATTTAGTGGAAGCTGATGTTCTTATCAAAGTTAAcatgaaaaatgaaagatcTTCATGTATTAAACTAAATATATCCTCTGACGAAATAAGACGAGCAATTGATCAAGacatttatataaaagatCTTTGA
- the NDAI0D03060 gene encoding uncharacterized protein (Ty-like retrotransposon) has product MLKILSNGQQARGSVPLFTILQRAMTLAMQATDITIIMRKLRDLHFEGKEPAFIFNANVQSIISQIDTKELTQYEPLIKDCILNALTGPYSTINKEFRTSQSPYSISDIYTRISAEYDYITTTQSARPKCSYCHIVGHTRDQCFKAVAPSTANPIPKAKSNTRTPRSSPTHRKQSAKSSKITNNITVDRTTEHDHYWLRPDSLPINEDQHFILDSGASVTVVKNGSILHDLHQTASPPVISSSQNIPMRCTGQGTLRLKLYHSKTIDIPAYVIPELEHNLLSTNSLEHHDIFVDAKHGTLESRDGNTLAQFVRFNSLPWLTFHHVVIPPHARINNLIQKFPLDVVHRLLGHVNVKSLQQSIKNKTFDHFTIEDIDWTGISTFQCITCLQGKSRKHNHTVGSRLKYQKNYEPFQYIHTDVFGPVSVDKPYPSWFVAFTDEATRFRWVFPLENKTADLMLHVITALVNTIKRQFNSKVLCFQFDHGREYDNKLLQNYLESNGIQSIFNSVADSASNGVAERMNLTLLNDCRTLLKAAQLPDNLWFYAIQFSTVIRNSVYNESIKSSPRAIAGLSGLDVKTILPFGQPVIAHRTKTSSKLHSRGEPGFALTPSTHSYGYLIYIPRTQTIIDTANYAVVKQNVSTSHSADQNASIIDPLLDAFNDHVHDTDSPLQTPSSVSDTHVSSSDESPGPTDRTQSVDTSTYNSDPDYVYQTDTDYDTQSDESNSDDSSLDQYLDPIPDSFSSTHNSKPSTDSTPSGGTPSRSNILHSGKIDKLPFYGNSLPTSTGLGGSNKPRISTHQQDLIRRIEERKRQRSDDIETDSKDDNSHRNKKSKQTVNYIKATNHSINAIKSIPLQTSTFYPQAITYNNNETEKQLFQEAYEKEISQLKKMGTWDETAIEEELVDKNKIINSMFIFTIKRDGTHKCRLVARGDQQKDGTYNTDMTANTVHHYALMTCLSNCLSNSYDIIQLDISSAYLYADIDETLYIRAPPHMNMKNKVFQLQKSLYGLKQSGANWYKLIKGFLTDKLNMTEVLGWPCVFMKRKDKQVLIICLFVDDMILFTNSNKMATDAIELLKTRFATKVINDGKDNTINKYDILGMEIEYVKNQSMKFGMEKSLEEKLPTLGIDLSKLRKVPGTPGLIIEKEDIKVTKQEYNQKVKWMQQIIGLASYVGYKYRFDLLYYINVLARHTLYPSGTVIQLAKELIQYLWNTRGRKLIWLKSNNSNTHNKLNIICDASFANQENFKSQYGHIIKLNDNIIAGTSSKSTITCSSSTEAELYSVSQAIPQFELLTALSKRIEDKL; this is encoded by the coding sequence ATGTTAAAGATTTTATCTAATGGTCAACAGGCCAGAGGCTCTGTACCTCTATTTACTATATTGCAAAGAGCTATGACCTTAGCCATGCAAGCCACTGATATCACTATTATCATGCGGAAACTACGTGACCTTCATTTCGAAGGCAAAGAACCCGCCTTTATCTTTAACGCTAATGTGCAATCTATCATTTCACAGATTGACACAAAGGAACTCACTCAATATGAACCATTAATCAAAGACTGCATTTTAAATGCTCTTACCGGTCCATACTCCACTATCAATAAGGAATTTCGCACATCGCAAAGTCCGTACTCTATTTCGGACATATACACTCGTATTTCCGCCGAATACGATTACATTACCACCACTCAATCAGCACGACCCAAGTGCTCCTACTGCCACATAGTGGGCCATACTCGCGATCAATGCTTTAAGGCAGTAGCTCCCTCTACTGCCAATCCAATTCCCAAAGCGAAGTCTAACACTAGAACGCCTAGGTCATCCCCAACTCATAGAAAACAGTCAGCCAAATCTTCCAAAATtaccaataatataacCGTCGATCGAACAACTGAACACGATCACTATTGGCTTAGGCCTGATTCACTTCCTATAAACGAGGATCAACATTTTATCTTAGATTCTGGTGCGAGTGTCACCGTTGTCAAAAACGGTTCCATTCTTCATGACCTTCACCAAACTGCCTCTCCACCCGTTATCTCTTCTTCACAAAATATTCCCATGCGCTGTACAGGACAGGGAACTCTCAGACTGAAACTTTACcattcaaaaacaatcGACATCCCAGCATATGTCATTCCCGAATTAGAGCATAATCTTCTCAGTACCAACTCACTTGAGCATCATGATATCTTCGTTGATGCTAAACATGGTACTCTTGAATCTCGAGATGGAAATACTCTTGCACAGTTTGTGAGATTTAACTCTCTTCCATGGTTAACATTTCATCATGTTGTAATCCCACCACATGCCCGAATCAACAATCTTATACAGAAATTTCCGTTAGATGTTGTTCATCGTCTACTTGGACATGTCAATGTTAAAAGTCTACAGCAATCgatcaaaaataaaacttttGATCATTTTACGATTGAAGACATTGACTGGACGGGTATCTCTACCTTTCAATGTATAACGTGCCTACAAGGCAAAAGCCGCAAACACAATCATACTGTAGGATCACGTCTCAAGTACCAGAAGAATTATGAACCATTCCAGTACATTCATACGGATGTCTTTGGTCCTGTCTCTGTAGACAAACCTTATCCATCTTGGTTTGTCGCCTTTACCGATGAGGCTACTCGTTTTCGCTGGGTCTTCCCATTAGAAAACAAAACGGCCGATCTTATGCTACATGTTATTACTGCACTAGTAAACACTATAAAACGTCAATTCAACTCTAAGGTGCTCTGTTTCCAATTTGATCACGGGCGTGAATACGATAATAAACTCCTTCAAAATTATCTTGAGAGTAATGGTATTCAATCCATATTCAATTCGGTAGCTGACTCCGCCTCCAATGGTGTTGCTGAACGAATGAATTTGACTCTGCTAAATGATTGTCGCACGCTGCTCAAAGCTGCTCAACTACCTGACAATCTCTGGTTTTATGCCATTCAATTTTCTACAGTTATTCGCAACTCAGTCTACAATGAATCCATAAAAAGCTCACCTCGAGCCATTGCTGGTCTATCTGGATTAGATGTCAAAACAATCTTACCATTTGGTCAACCGGTTATCGCTCATAGAACCAAAACCTCCTCTAAGTTACATTCTCGAGGCGAACCAGGTTTTGCATTGACTCCATCTACTCACAGTTACGGATACTTAATCTACATCCCAAGAACTCAAACAATCATTGATACAGCTAATTATGCCGTTGTGAAACAGAACGTTTCAACGTCACATTCCGCTGACCAAAATGCATCAATAATCGATCCTCTCCTCGATGCATTCAATGATCATGTACATGACACGGATTCCCCTTTACAAACTCCATCTTCAGTCTCCGACACTCATGTCTCATCCTCCGATGAGTCCCCCGGTCCTACAGATCGTACTCAATCCGTAGACACATCCACCTATAATTCGGATCCCGACTACGTTTACCAGACTGATACTGACTATGATACACAATCTGATGAAAGTAATTCTGATGATTCATCCTTAGACCAATACTTGGACCCCATCCCTGACTCATTCAGTTCTACCCATAACTCTAAACCTTCCACCGATAGTACCCCTTCGGGCGGTACTCCATCTCGATCCAATATCCTTCATTCTGGAAAAATCGACAAACTCCCCTTTTACGGTAACTCATTACCAACTTCAACCGGTTTGGGCGGTAGTAATAAGCCAAGGATATCGACACACCAACAGGATTTGATACGTCgcattgaagaaagaaagaggCAAAGATCTGATGATATAGAAACCGATAGCAAGGATGATAATTCACACCGAAACAAAAAGTCTAAACAAACAGTGAACTATATCAAGGCTACGAACCATTCGATAAACGCTATAAAGTCGATCCCATTACAGACAAGTACATTTTATCCACAGGCAATTACctacaataataatgagaCTGAAAAACAATTGTTCCAAGAAGCTTACGAAAAAGAAATCTCTcagttgaagaaaatgggTACTTGGGACGAAACGGCCATTGAAGAGGAATTAGTCGATAAAAATAAGATTATAAACTCAATGTTTATATTTACAATCAAGAGAGATGGCACACATAAATGTCGTTTAGTAGCCAGAGGAGATCAACAGAAGGATGGAACATATAATACTGACATGACTGCAAACACGGTTCATCATTATGCCTTAATGACATGTCTATCTAATTGCTTAAGCAATTCATATGACATTATCCAGCTAGACATAAGCTCTGCATATCTATACGCCGACATCGATGAAACTCTTTACATCAGAGCCCCACCTCATATGAAcatgaaaaataaagtatTTCAATTACAAAAGTCTTTATATGGACTAAAACAATCTGGTGCTAACTGGTACAAACTAATTAAAGGATTTCTAACAGATAAACTAAATATGACTGAAGTCCTAGGATGGCCATGTGTATttatgaaaaggaaagataAACAAGTATTGATAATCTGTTTATTTGTTGATGATATGATACTGTTCACTAACTCAAATAAAATGGCAACTGACGCAATTGAACTATTAAAGACAAGATTTGCTACAAAGGTTATAAACGACGGTAAAGATAACACAATAAACAAATATGACATTCTAGGTATGGAAATCGAATATGTTAAGAACCAATCCATGAAATTTGGCATGGAAAAATCTCTAGAGGAGAAACTTCCAACGCTAGGTATTGACTTATCGAAGTTAAGGAAAGTCCCAGGAACCCCAGGCCTGATTATAGAAAAGGAGGACATCAAAGTTACCAAACAAGAATATAACCAAAAGGTGAAATGGATGCAACAAATCATTGGACTCGCATCTTATGTTGGTTACAAATACAggtttgatttattatacTACATTAACGTACTAGCAAGACATACATTATATCCAAGTGGTACGGTAATCCAATTAGCTAAAGAACTGATCCAATATTTATGGAACACAAGAGGAAGGAAATTAATATGGTTGAAATCAAACAATTCGAATACCCAcaataaattgaatataatatgtGACGCTTCATTCGCAAACCAAGAAAACTTCAAGTCTCAATACGGTCATATAATAAAGCTGAATGATAACATTATTGCCGGAACGTCATCCAAAAGTACTATCACATGCTCTTCATCAACAGAAGCAGAATTATACTCTGTTAGCCAAGCTATTCCtcaatttgaattattaacgGCCCTTAGTAAAAGAATCGAAGATAAACTATAG
- the SMA2 gene encoding Sma2p (similar to Saccharomyces cerevisiae SMA2 (YML066C); ancestral locus Anc_4.329) codes for MLIFKRFIVWAILLGLTSIQFLLYLPSFTCTFSPLSSFCSPQFNFGIVGTSIAAKEFIGSVREFLKLLSYLTLDMGWSNELIDPEIYKDENLIDTFQDSNVYKVNYLGFCKKNDIEDKKIYCVSNGLAGMDILGILIRDIGLQLGELSSAHVNDTRQLGDSMVFTYHLTLNSLRKLFKNDKKKDKGFSKILLGDQKNADGPKNYRRGIDIAYTLMLFNKVLTITYLTEFSISFICVAIVVAFGMVLLWGKHHRFIPLFLKIFGSLLMLLSTITFCCNIIYLLILKAWEVNTSETTSVTGWEMLKVSIGSGFMINGVRYVLQWVFLPVLFLTANHYGVKATNDDKTKENDNGNRSGSSSYLMTDVEEQMKEVNNPFVSAKMI; via the coding sequence atgttgattttcaaaagatttattGTCTGGGCGATCCTTTTAGGTTTGAcatcaattcaatttctaCTTTATTTACCAAGTTTTACATGTACATTTTCTCCATTGTCCTCATTTTGCTCACCACAATTCAATTTTGGCATTGTTGGAACATCAATAGCTGCAAAGGAATTCATTGGGAGTGTTAGagaatttttgaaattattatcttatTTGACCTTGGATATGGGTTGGTCcaatgaattgattgatcctgaaatttacaaagatgaaaatttgattGATACGTTCCAAGATTCAAATGTCTATAAAGTTAATTATTTAGGGTTCTGTAAGAAAAATGACATTGAAGacaagaaaatttattgtGTATCTAATGGTTTGGCAGGGATGGATATTTTAGGTATATTGATCAGAGATATCGGATTGCAACTAGGCGAGCTGTCTTCTGCCCACGTCAATGACACTAGACAACTAGGTGATTCAATGGTTTTCACATACCATTTGACATTGAATTCGCTTCGAAAATTGTTTAAGAATGACAAGAAGAAGGATAAAGGATTCTCAAAAATTTTGTTAGGTGACCAAAAAAATGCAGATGGACCAAAAAATTACAGAAGAGGTATTGACATAGCGTATACTCTGATGCTATTCAACAAGGTATTAACCATAACATATTTAACCGAGTTTAGCATCAGTTTCATTTGTGTCGCCATTGTGGTTGCGTTTGGCATGGTATTACTCTGGGGCAAACACCATCGGTTTATtcctttatttttgaaaatttttggTTCGCTATTGATGCTATTATCTACCATCACATTTTGTTGtaacataatatatttactaATATTGAAGGCATGGGAAGTTAATACAAGCGAAACGACTAGTGTAACAGGATGGGAAATGCTGAAGGTATCAATTGGAAGTGGCTTCATGATCAATGGTGTCCGATATGTTCTTCAATGGGTATTTCTTCCGGTGCTATTCTTAACTGCGAATCATTATGGTGTAAAAGCTAccaatgatgataaaacAAAAGAGAATGATAATGGGAACAGGAGTGGCAGTAGCAGTTATTTAATGACTGATGTTGAGGAGCAGATGAAAGAAGTAAATAATCCATTTGTATCAGCCAAGatgatataa
- the ERV41 gene encoding Erv41p (similar to Saccharomyces cerevisiae ERV41 (YML067C); ancestral locus Anc_4.330): MAASLKVFDAFPKIEDQNKKKSTKGGITSILTYVLIIFIAWSEFGSYFGGFVDQQYIVDGMLRETVPINLDLYVNVPCEWVHVNVRDQTLDRKFASQELKFEEMPFFIPFDVRLNDNPEIVTPELDEILGEAIPAEFREKLDTRMFFDENNPDKSHLPDFNGCHIFGSVNVNQVAGELQVTAKGHGYADYHRAPLEKVNFAHVINEFSFGEFFPYIDNPLDNSAKFNMDDPLTAYVYDTSVIPMIYRKMGAEVDTFQYSVAEHQYKSKESSSSNSFRVPGIFFQYNFENLSIVVSDRRLGFIQFIVRLVAILSFAVYIASWLFILADMFIVIIMGPKWSLRYQPSEQSHGLLE; this comes from the coding sequence ATGGCTGCCAGTCTGAAAGTGTTCGATGCCTTCCCAAAAATAGAAGAtcagaacaagaagaaatcaacGAAAGGTGGAATTACATCAATATTGACATATGTCCTAATTATCTTCATAGCATGGTCAGAATTTGGTAGTTATTTTGGTGGGTTCGTTGATCAACAATATATAGTTGACGGAATGCTGAGAGAAACTGTTCCAATAAATTTAGACTTATATGTCAATGTCCCATGTGAATGGGTCCATGTTAACGTTAGAGATCAAACACTAGATAGGAAATTTGCTTCtcaagaattgaaattcgAGGAAATGCCCTTCTTCATCCCATTTGATGTGAGACTTAATGATAACCCAGAGATAGTGACACCAGAACTAGATGAAATTCTAGGAGAAGCCATCCCAGCTGAGTTTAGGGAAAAATTGGATACAAGAATGTTTTTCGATGAGAATAATCCAGATAAAAGTCATTTACCTGATTTTAATGGGTGTCATATATTTGGGTCTGTAAATGTTAATCAAGTAGCAGGTGAGTTACAGGTTACTGCTAAAGGACATGGTTATGCTGATTATCATAGAGCACCATTAGAAAAGGTCAATTTTGCACACGTTATAAATGAATTCTCATTCGGTGAGTTTTTCCCATACATAGATAATCCTTTGGATAACTCGGCCAAATTTAATATGGATGATCCATTAACTGCTTACGTATATGACACATCAGTCATACCAATGATATATAGGAAAATGGGAGCAGAAGTAGATACATTCCAATATTCTGTGGCTGAACACCAATATAAGAGCAAAGAATCATCTAGCTCTAACTCATTTAGAGTACCTGgtatatttttccaatataATTTCGAAAATCTCTCGATTGTAGTGAGTGATAGGCGTTTAGGTTTTATCCAATTCATAGTAAGATTGGTTgcaatattatcattcgCTGTTTATATTGCATCTTGGCTGTTCATTCTAGCTGATATGTTTATTGTCATCATTATGGGACCAAAATGGTCCCTACGCTACCAGCCATCCGAACAATCTCATGGTCTCTTAGAATAA